A window of Roseovarius sp. THAF27 contains these coding sequences:
- a CDS encoding GNAT family N-acetyltransferase: MVRQVGEPGNDALSAGDASTDDSFRVDKFVATAHRISLADRALLHELTVGVFWPHRWRDLDVFISLGEGYLAVDEIGRAMGSAMCFRAEPDFAMLGMMVTAPRLQTMGTGRWLLRRVMKECSKADLRLSATRQGYRLYKEAGFVPLTTIRQHQGMTRRVQSPDPVPGVTARAMEVEDTAAIAALDTQAYGAARDRILAEMLRLSDGMVVEREGTICGFALRRRFGRGWVIGPVVAETEDIAMMLAAPLIKRSEGDFVRLDTPVESEKFSAFLSAIGMGVYDTVTEMYLGRQRRPLDGPRMFGLAAHSLG, encoded by the coding sequence ATGGTAAGACAGGTTGGCGAGCCCGGAAATGACGCATTGTCCGCGGGAGACGCGTCGACGGACGACAGCTTTCGCGTGGACAAGTTCGTGGCCACCGCGCACCGGATCAGCCTGGCCGACCGGGCGCTGTTGCACGAACTGACCGTCGGGGTTTTCTGGCCGCACCGATGGCGTGATCTGGATGTCTTCATTTCGCTGGGCGAAGGGTACTTGGCGGTCGACGAGATCGGTCGCGCCATGGGGTCGGCCATGTGTTTTCGCGCGGAGCCGGATTTCGCGATGCTGGGCATGATGGTGACCGCGCCGCGGCTTCAGACGATGGGAACGGGGCGTTGGCTGTTGCGCAGGGTGATGAAAGAATGCTCCAAGGCGGACTTGCGGCTCAGCGCGACGCGGCAGGGATACCGGCTTTACAAGGAAGCGGGCTTTGTGCCGCTGACGACGATCCGGCAGCATCAGGGCATGACGCGGCGGGTTCAGTCGCCCGATCCGGTGCCTGGCGTCACCGCGCGCGCGATGGAGGTGGAAGACACCGCCGCAATCGCGGCGTTGGATACGCAAGCGTATGGGGCGGCAAGGGACAGGATCCTGGCGGAGATGCTGCGCCTGTCCGATGGCATGGTCGTCGAGCGGGAGGGCACGATCTGCGGTTTTGCGCTGCGCCGCCGTTTCGGGCGCGGGTGGGTCATAGGACCCGTGGTCGCCGAGACCGAGGACATCGCGATGATGCTGGCCGCCCCGCTGATCAAGCGCAGTGAAGGCGATTTCGTGCGCCTTGACACGCCAGTGGAAAGCGAGAAGTTCAGCGCTTTCCTGTCGGCCATCGGTATGGGGGTCTACGACACCGTCACCGAAATGTACCTGGGCCGGCAGCGTCGACCGCTGGACGGCCCGCGGATGTTCGGACTGGCGGCCCACTCGCTTGGCTGA
- a CDS encoding FAD-binding oxidoreductase: MKYTSYWLDTAPPFEGGQDGPVEGRFDVAIIGGGFTGLSAALRLARAGVSVALLEAQHVGAGGSGRNGGHLNNGIAHGYAAAKAHLGATRAHALYKAYDRSIDMIEDIIAEERISCDFRRSGKLKLASKPGHVAGLRANCDLIAREVDPEARWLEASELRDEIGSRAFHGATLQPKSAMMHMGRYVTGLARAASGHGARIWEGAPVTARHRQNGGWRLETPRGHLQAERVIAATDAYSGVHGAAPLKPFRKRIIAVGSFIVATRPLDDDEVAATMPGNRTCVTSMNIGNYFRLSPDNRLIFGGRARFSATSDQRSDAKSGAILRAGMAQIFPQLANVPIDYCWGGLVGMTKDRLPRAGEMDGMIYGMGYSGHGAQMSTLVGASLADLAMGREDTNPLAGLDWPTVPGYSGRPWFLPFVGMWFALKDRLA; this comes from the coding sequence ATGAAATACACGTCCTATTGGCTCGACACCGCCCCGCCCTTCGAGGGCGGCCAAGATGGCCCGGTCGAGGGACGGTTCGATGTCGCCATCATCGGTGGCGGCTTCACCGGCCTCAGCGCCGCGCTGCGACTGGCGCGCGCGGGCGTGTCGGTGGCCCTGCTCGAGGCACAGCATGTCGGCGCAGGCGGATCGGGCCGCAACGGCGGGCATCTCAACAACGGCATTGCGCATGGCTATGCCGCCGCCAAGGCACATCTGGGCGCAACACGCGCCCACGCGCTTTACAAGGCCTACGATCGCTCGATCGACATGATAGAGGATATCATTGCCGAGGAACGTATCTCCTGCGATTTCCGCCGCTCGGGCAAGCTCAAGCTCGCCTCCAAACCCGGCCATGTCGCCGGGCTGCGCGCGAACTGCGACCTGATCGCCCGCGAGGTCGACCCCGAGGCGCGCTGGCTCGAGGCGTCCGAACTGCGCGATGAAATCGGCTCTCGCGCCTTCCACGGCGCGACGCTTCAGCCGAAATCGGCGATGATGCATATGGGCCGCTACGTCACCGGCCTGGCCCGCGCCGCCTCCGGCCACGGAGCGCGGATCTGGGAAGGCGCGCCGGTGACGGCCCGGCACAGGCAGAATGGCGGCTGGCGGCTCGAAACTCCGCGCGGTCACCTCCAGGCGGAGCGTGTGATCGCCGCGACCGACGCCTACTCGGGCGTCCACGGCGCCGCACCACTCAAGCCCTTCCGCAAGCGCATCATCGCGGTCGGCTCCTTCATCGTGGCCACGCGCCCGCTCGACGACGACGAAGTCGCGGCGACCATGCCCGGCAACCGCACCTGCGTGACCTCCATGAACATCGGAAACTATTTCCGCCTGTCGCCCGACAACCGCCTGATCTTCGGCGGACGCGCGCGGTTCTCGGCCACCTCCGACCAGCGATCCGACGCCAAGTCGGGGGCCATCCTGCGCGCCGGCATGGCGCAGATCTTTCCGCAGCTTGCAAATGTGCCGATCGACTATTGCTGGGGCGGGCTTGTGGGCATGACCAAGGACAGGCTGCCCCGCGCCGGCGAGATGGACGGCATGATCTACGGGATGGGGTATTCCGGGCACGGCGCACAAATGTCGACCCTGGTGGGCGCGTCGCTCGCCGATCTCGCCATGGGCCGCGAAGACACCAACCCTCTGGCCGGACTCGACTGGCCGACCGTGCCGGGTTACTCGGGCCGTCCCTGGTTCCTGCCCTTCGTCGGCATGTGGTTTGCGCTCAAGGATCGTCTGGCCTGA
- the nrdF gene encoding class 1b ribonucleoside-diphosphate reductase subunit beta: MKDLAKTTRAIPRAVNWNRLEDEIDLDVWNRLTVNFWLPEKVPLSNDIPSWSQLTEDERQLTIRVFTGLTLLDTIQNTVGAPSLMEDAITPHEEAVLSNISFMEAVHARSYSSVFSTLCQTAEVDEAFRWSAENEHLQAKSRLILDEYDATASPLRKKVASVFLESFLFYSGFYLPMHWSSRARLTNTADLIRLIIRDEAIHGYYIGYKFQRGLERLPEAERQEIKDFAFGLLFDLYEIEARYTEQLYDPLGLTEDVKAFLHYNANKALHNLGFEALFPDEACKVNPAIMAALSPNSDENHDFFSGSGSSYVIGKAVATEDEDWDF, from the coding sequence ATGAAAGACCTCGCCAAAACCACCCGCGCCATACCCCGCGCCGTCAACTGGAACCGCCTCGAGGACGAGATCGACCTCGATGTCTGGAACCGCCTGACGGTCAATTTCTGGCTGCCGGAAAAGGTGCCGTTGTCAAATGACATCCCCAGTTGGTCGCAGCTGACCGAGGACGAGCGACAGTTGACAATCCGGGTGTTCACCGGGCTTACGCTGCTCGACACGATCCAGAACACCGTGGGCGCACCGAGCCTGATGGAAGATGCGATCACGCCCCATGAAGAGGCGGTGCTGAGCAATATCTCCTTCATGGAAGCGGTCCATGCTCGCAGCTATTCTTCCGTGTTTTCAACCCTTTGCCAGACGGCCGAGGTGGACGAGGCGTTCCGCTGGTCGGCCGAGAACGAGCACCTTCAGGCGAAGTCGCGCCTGATCCTCGACGAGTACGACGCCACCGCCTCGCCCCTGCGAAAGAAGGTGGCCAGCGTATTTCTGGAGTCCTTCCTGTTCTACTCGGGCTTCTACCTGCCGATGCACTGGTCCAGCCGGGCACGGCTGACCAATACCGCCGACCTGATCCGCCTGATCATCCGTGACGAGGCGATCCATGGCTATTACATCGGCTACAAGTTCCAGCGCGGGTTGGAGCGTCTGCCCGAGGCCGAACGGCAGGAGATCAAGGATTTTGCCTTCGGTCTGCTGTTTGACCTCTACGAGATCGAGGCGCGCTATACCGAGCAGCTTTACGATCCGCTGGGACTGACCGAGGATGTGAAAGCCTTCCTGCATTACAACGCCAACAAGGCGCTGCACAACCTCGGGTTCGAGGCGCTATTTCCCGACGAGGCCTGCAAGGTAAATCCGGCGATCATGGCGGCCCTGTCGCCCAACTCGGACGAGAACCACGATTTCTTCTCGGGCTCGGGGTCCAGCTATGTCATCGGGAAGGCCGTCGCGACAGAAGACGAAGACTGGGATTTCTGA
- the nrdE gene encoding class 1b ribonucleoside-diphosphate reductase subunit alpha: MLDASLTADLDYHALNAMLNLYDDQGRIQFEADRMAARQFFLQHVNQNTVFFHSLDEKLGYLVDEGYYEPEVLDQYSKNFQRRIWDAAYGKKFRFPSFLGAFKYYTSYTLKTWDGQRYLERYEDRVVMNALALARGDETLALQLMTEIIEGRFQPATPTFLNAGKKARGEFVSCFLLRLEDNMESIGRGINSALQLSKRGGGVALMLTNIREHGAPIKGIENQSSGVIPVMKLLEDSFSYANQLGARQGAGAVYLNAHHPDILRFLDTKRENADEKIRIKTLSLGVVIPDITFELAKKNEDMYLFSPHDVEKVYGCAFSDISVTEKYHEMVDDPRIRKKKINARAFFQTIAEIQFESGYPYIMFEDTANRANPIAGRIAMSNLCSEILQVNEASEFNDDLSYAHMGADISCNLGSMNIARAMDGGDLAGAVGTAIRALNAVSEMSAIDSVPSIRKGNEDSHAIGLGQMNLHGYLARERIHYGSPEGIDFTNIYFCTVLYHALRASNALARERGRSFKGFEASDYADGTFFDKYVSRDWVPETERVTTLFAEAGVAVPTQEDWANLRDAVMADGLYNRNLQAVPPTGSISYINYATSSIHPITSKIEIRKEGKIGRVYYPAPYMTNDNLEYYRDAYEIGPEAIIDTYAAATQHVDQGLSLTLFFPAEATTRDINRAQIYAWKKGIKTIYYIRLRQMALEGTEVQGCVSCSL; encoded by the coding sequence ATGCTTGACGCCAGCCTGACCGCCGACCTCGACTATCACGCGCTGAACGCGATGCTGAACCTTTACGACGATCAGGGCCGCATCCAGTTCGAGGCCGACCGGATGGCGGCGCGGCAGTTCTTTTTGCAGCACGTCAACCAGAACACAGTGTTCTTCCACTCGCTGGACGAAAAGCTGGGCTACCTTGTCGACGAAGGCTATTACGAGCCCGAGGTGCTGGACCAGTACTCGAAGAACTTCCAGCGCCGGATCTGGGACGCGGCCTATGGAAAGAAGTTCCGCTTCCCCAGCTTTCTGGGGGCGTTCAAGTATTACACCTCCTACACGCTGAAAACCTGGGACGGGCAGCGTTACCTGGAACGGTACGAGGACCGCGTCGTGATGAACGCGCTGGCGCTGGCGCGCGGCGACGAGACGCTGGCGCTGCAACTGATGACCGAGATCATCGAGGGCCGGTTCCAGCCCGCCACGCCCACCTTCCTGAATGCCGGCAAGAAGGCGCGGGGCGAGTTCGTGTCGTGTTTCCTGCTGCGGCTGGAAGACAACATGGAAAGCATCGGGCGGGGCATCAATTCCGCATTGCAACTGTCCAAACGCGGTGGCGGCGTCGCCCTGATGCTGACCAACATCCGAGAGCACGGCGCCCCGATCAAGGGGATCGAGAACCAGTCCTCCGGCGTTATCCCGGTGATGAAGCTGCTGGAAGACAGCTTCTCCTACGCCAACCAGCTCGGGGCGCGGCAGGGGGCCGGGGCGGTCTATCTCAATGCGCATCACCCCGATATCCTGCGCTTCCTCGATACCAAGCGCGAGAATGCGGACGAAAAGATCCGCATCAAGACGCTGTCGCTTGGCGTGGTGATCCCCGATATCACCTTCGAACTGGCCAAGAAGAACGAGGACATGTACCTGTTTTCCCCGCATGACGTGGAAAAGGTCTATGGCTGCGCGTTTTCGGACATCTCCGTGACCGAGAAATATCACGAGATGGTCGACGACCCGCGCATCCGCAAGAAGAAGATCAACGCCCGCGCGTTCTTTCAAACCATCGCCGAGATCCAGTTCGAAAGCGGGTATCCCTACATCATGTTCGAGGACACGGCGAACCGCGCCAACCCGATCGCGGGGCGCATCGCCATGTCGAACCTCTGCTCGGAAATCCTGCAGGTGAACGAGGCATCAGAATTCAACGACGACCTCAGCTATGCCCATATGGGCGCTGATATTTCCTGCAACCTCGGCTCGATGAACATTGCCCGCGCAATGGACGGCGGCGACCTCGCCGGGGCGGTCGGCACAGCGATCCGGGCGCTGAACGCGGTGTCTGAAATGAGCGCCATCGACAGCGTGCCGTCGATCCGCAAGGGCAACGAGGACAGCCACGCCATCGGGCTGGGCCAGATGAACCTGCACGGCTACCTCGCGCGCGAGCGCATCCACTATGGCTCGCCCGAGGGGATCGACTTCACCAACATCTATTTCTGCACCGTGCTCTATCACGCGTTGCGGGCATCGAACGCGCTGGCCCGCGAGCGGGGGCGGTCGTTCAAGGGGTTCGAGGCCTCCGATTATGCCGACGGTACCTTTTTCGACAAATACGTCAGCCGCGACTGGGTGCCCGAGACCGAGCGGGTGACGACGCTATTCGCCGAGGCCGGTGTTGCCGTGCCCACCCAAGAGGACTGGGCGAACCTGCGCGACGCCGTGATGGCGGACGGGCTTTACAATCGCAACCTTCAGGCGGTGCCGCCCACCGGCTCGATCAGCTACATCAACTACGCCACCTCCTCGATCCATCCGATCACGTCGAAGATCGAGATCCGCAAGGAAGGCAAGATCGGGCGCGTCTATTATCCCGCGCCCTACATGACCAACGACAATCTCGAGTATTACCGCGACGCCTACGAGATCGGGCCCGAGGCGATCATCGACACCTATGCCGCGGCCACGCAGCATGTCGACCAGGGGCTGTCGCTGACGCTGTTCTTCCCCGCCGAGGCCACGACCCGCGATATCAACCGGGCGCAGATCTACGCGTGGAAGAAGGGGATCAAGACAATCTACTATATCCGCCTGCGCCAGATGGCCCTGGAAGGGACCGAGGTGCAGGGCTGCGTCTCGTGCTCTCTTTGA
- the nrdH gene encoding glutaredoxin-like protein NrdH: MSITVYSKPACVQCTATTRALDARGLAYDIVDLTEDTAAMEHVQDLGYRQVPVVVAGDDHWAGFRPDMIGRLC; encoded by the coding sequence ATGAGCATCACCGTCTATTCCAAACCTGCCTGCGTGCAGTGCACCGCAACGACCCGAGCGCTGGACGCCCGTGGCCTCGCCTATGACATCGTCGACCTGACCGAGGACACCGCCGCGATGGAGCACGTGCAGGACCTGGGCTACCGGCAGGTGCCTGTCGTCGTCGCCGGAGACGATCACTGGGCCGGGTTCCGTCCCGACATGATCGGCCGGCTCTGCTGA
- a CDS encoding NADH:flavin oxidoreductase — protein sequence MREDPLMQPFQIGPLTLKNRLLITGHEPGYSEDGLPKERYRAYHVARARGGVALTMTMGSAAVSPDSAPSSGGVQAYRDEIVPLMRRLADECHDHGCAVMIQLTHHGRRTRWDRGDWLPTISASHEREVAHRHAAKLAEDWDIARIIDDYATAAERMRDAGLDGLEFLATGHLLDQFWSPRSNHLDAPYGGSLENRMRLAMEVLTETRRRVGPDFLLGLRYAGDEMCADGVDAEEGVEISRRLRDSGLVDFLNVTRGHIDTDAGLTDMIPVHGMPSAPHLDAAASLRKATEMPVFHAAKVADVATARHAIASGMVDMIGMTRAHLADPDIGRRIAAGEEERIRPCVGANFCLDRRFQGAAALCAHNPSTGREREQPHRIEPAETARRVLVIGAGPGGLEAARVAALRGHRVELHEAANDPGGQVRLLAQSPRRREILSLIGWRMAECERLGVRFHFNSFAETETVTEAGADVVIVATGGLPHEVPLSSGQDLTVSSWDILSGDAQPGRNVLVFDNSGDAAGLQAAEMIAATGARVEIVSPERALSAEVMPMTLTPFLREMQARDVTFTVTWRLRSVERAGNRLLARLGSDFSAAQSTREVDQVVVNNGTIPLDDLYFDLKPLSRNLGEVDRDALLAGRPQTLIRNTQSSFSLFRIGDAVASRNIHAAVYDGLRLLRTC from the coding sequence ATGCGCGAAGACCCATTGATGCAGCCCTTCCAGATCGGGCCGCTGACGCTCAAGAACCGCCTGCTGATCACCGGGCACGAGCCGGGTTACTCCGAGGACGGGCTGCCCAAGGAGCGCTATCGCGCCTATCATGTCGCGCGGGCCCGCGGCGGGGTGGCGCTGACGATGACGATGGGCTCCGCCGCGGTCTCGCCCGACAGCGCCCCCAGTTCAGGCGGCGTGCAGGCCTATCGCGACGAGATCGTACCGCTGATGCGCAGATTGGCCGACGAGTGCCACGATCATGGCTGCGCGGTGATGATCCAGCTCACCCATCACGGCCGGCGCACCCGCTGGGACCGGGGCGACTGGCTGCCGACGATTTCCGCCAGCCATGAGCGTGAGGTCGCGCACCGGCACGCGGCCAAGCTGGCCGAGGACTGGGACATCGCCCGCATCATCGACGATTACGCAACCGCCGCCGAACGGATGCGTGATGCAGGCCTCGACGGGCTCGAATTTCTCGCCACCGGCCACCTGCTGGATCAGTTCTGGTCGCCACGCTCCAATCACCTTGACGCGCCCTATGGCGGATCGCTCGAAAACCGCATGCGTCTCGCGATGGAGGTGCTGACCGAGACCCGCCGCCGCGTCGGCCCGGACTTCCTTCTGGGGCTGCGCTATGCCGGCGATGAAATGTGCGCCGACGGCGTCGACGCCGAAGAAGGGGTGGAAATCTCGCGTCGCCTCCGCGACAGCGGCCTCGTGGACTTCCTCAACGTGACCCGAGGCCATATCGACACCGACGCCGGACTGACCGATATGATCCCGGTTCACGGAATGCCCAGCGCGCCGCATCTCGACGCCGCGGCCAGCCTGCGCAAGGCCACCGAAATGCCCGTCTTTCATGCCGCCAAGGTGGCCGATGTCGCCACCGCGCGGCACGCCATCGCCTCCGGCATGGTGGACATGATCGGCATGACCCGCGCCCATCTGGCCGACCCCGATATCGGACGCCGGATCGCCGCCGGCGAAGAAGAGCGCATCCGCCCCTGCGTCGGGGCCAACTTCTGCCTCGACCGCCGGTTTCAGGGGGCCGCCGCGCTCTGCGCCCACAACCCCTCGACCGGGCGGGAACGCGAACAGCCCCATCGCATCGAACCCGCCGAAACGGCCCGCCGCGTGCTGGTGATCGGCGCCGGCCCCGGCGGTCTCGAAGCGGCGCGCGTCGCCGCCCTGCGGGGCCACCGGGTCGAGCTTCACGAAGCCGCCAACGACCCCGGCGGACAGGTGCGGCTGCTGGCCCAGTCGCCGCGGCGGCGCGAGATCCTGTCGCTCATCGGCTGGCGCATGGCCGAATGCGAACGGCTGGGCGTGCGGTTCCACTTCAACAGCTTCGCCGAGACCGAAACCGTCACCGAGGCCGGCGCGGACGTGGTGATCGTCGCCACCGGCGGTTTGCCCCATGAGGTACCGCTCAGCTCCGGTCAGGACCTGACCGTGTCCAGCTGGGACATCCTCTCGGGGGATGCGCAGCCGGGCCGCAACGTTCTCGTGTTCGACAATTCCGGCGACGCGGCCGGCCTTCAGGCCGCCGAGATGATCGCGGCCACCGGCGCAAGGGTCGAGATCGTCAGCCCCGAGCGCGCCCTGTCAGCCGAGGTGATGCCGATGACGCTGACGCCCTTCCTGCGCGAAATGCAGGCGCGCGATGTAACCTTCACAGTCACGTGGCGGCTGCGATCGGTCGAGCGCGCGGGCAACCGTCTCCTGGCCAGGCTGGGCAGCGATTTCAGTGCCGCGCAGTCCACGCGCGAGGTGGACCAGGTCGTGGTCAACAATGGCACCATTCCCCTGGACGACCTCTATTTCGACCTCAAACCCCTCTCCCGCAACCTGGGCGAGGTGGATAGGGACGCTCTCTTGGCCGGACGCCCCCAGACCCTCATCCGCAACACGCAATCCAGTTTTTCGCTCTTCCGGATCGGCGACGCCGTTGCCTCCCGTAATATCCATGCGGCCGTCTATGACGGTCTTCGGCTTCTGAGAACATGTTGA
- the nrdI gene encoding class Ib ribonucleoside-diphosphate reductase assembly flavoprotein NrdI, giving the protein MAGLVYFSSGSGNTRRFVEKLDLPARRLPRVASDPVPQITAPFVLICPTYADGHGKGAVPKQVIRLLNDPAARALLRGVIASGNRNFGKTFAMAGDVIAAKCSVPVLYRFELAGTDTDIARVRAGLDIFWRETCLTPA; this is encoded by the coding sequence ATGGCGGGGCTGGTCTATTTCTCGAGCGGGTCCGGCAACACGCGGCGCTTCGTCGAAAAGCTGGACCTGCCGGCACGGCGGCTGCCGCGTGTCGCGAGCGATCCTGTCCCGCAGATCACCGCGCCTTTCGTTCTGATCTGCCCGACCTATGCCGATGGGCATGGCAAGGGCGCAGTCCCAAAGCAGGTGATCCGCCTGCTGAATGATCCCGCCGCCCGCGCCCTGCTGCGCGGGGTCATCGCCAGCGGCAATCGCAATTTCGGCAAGACCTTCGCCATGGCCGGCGACGTGATCGCCGCCAAATGCAGCGTGCCCGTGCTCTATCGGTTCGAACTGGCCGGCACCGACACCGACATCGCCCGCGTGCGCGCCGGGCTCGACATATTCTGGAGAGAGACATGCTTGACGCCAGCCTGA